A DNA window from Prosthecobacter debontii contains the following coding sequences:
- a CDS encoding ExeA family protein: MLDLLQHWQLVTRPFEATWDTRFFFRSTSHQEALDRLAYVVQEGGMNIGMLTGEIGCGKTLTRAVLQASLPAQEHHVIALENSGFAFEDLLAALLRRLGPQGLEIPPSQLARLDLLETLLIKQAQEGRQVVVMLDEAQDMSMQTLHELRWLTNLNGAGQNLITILLIGQPNLRPMVQSCTDVDQRVGLRYHLQPLSLEVLPEYLAHRLHVAGHPHGLLFDASAIAQLHELTRGVPRTVNRLAKLALEYGWTKDAHQITGSHVNAVAQDIALHQAVPLAA, from the coding sequence ATGCTCGACCTACTTCAACATTGGCAACTCGTCACGCGGCCATTTGAGGCCACGTGGGACACCCGTTTCTTTTTCCGCAGCACGTCGCACCAAGAGGCGCTCGATCGCCTCGCCTACGTCGTGCAGGAGGGCGGCATGAATATCGGCATGCTCACCGGCGAGATCGGTTGTGGTAAGACGCTGACCCGCGCCGTTCTCCAGGCCAGCCTCCCGGCTCAGGAGCATCACGTCATCGCTCTCGAAAACAGCGGCTTTGCTTTTGAAGATCTCCTCGCGGCCTTGCTACGCCGTTTAGGCCCGCAAGGCCTGGAGATTCCGCCCAGCCAACTCGCTCGGCTGGACCTGCTGGAAACCTTGCTGATCAAGCAAGCCCAGGAGGGTCGTCAAGTCGTCGTGATGTTGGATGAAGCTCAGGACATGTCCATGCAGACCCTGCATGAGCTGCGCTGGTTAACCAACTTGAATGGGGCAGGGCAAAATCTCATCACCATTCTACTCATCGGTCAGCCCAACCTGCGTCCGATGGTGCAGTCCTGCACCGATGTGGATCAGCGCGTCGGGCTGCGCTATCACCTGCAACCCCTCTCGCTGGAAGTGCTGCCCGAGTATCTTGCTCATCGTCTCCATGTGGCCGGGCATCCCCATGGACTGTTGTTTGATGCATCTGCCATCGCTCAACTTCACGAACTTACCCGAGGAGTCCCTCGCACCGTCAATCGTCTCGCTAAGCTGGCCCTGGAATATGGCTGGACGAAAGATGCCCACCAGATTACAGGTTCCCATGTGAATGCTGTAGCTCAAGACATTGCCCTTCATCAGGCCGTGCCTTTGGCTGCTTAA
- a CDS encoding glycosyltransferase family 4 protein, translated as MKIALSTSVIQRGKTGIAQYVFALVQAMLQQAENHEIYLLVLEEDLPLFAFAKGRATLVPVKESWRPALKNIFWHQFVLPRWLKEHGIDVLHVPSYRRMVWNAPCATVSTIHDLAPFHVKGKYDLARMIYGRVIVKHLARKQDAVVAISQNTARDIERFFGIPQKRQNIILNGLDHLRFHPELEMPQQEPTDPSAAPFFLYISRLEHPAKNHVRLIEAFNRFKAATDSPWQLVLGGSDWHGAEHIHAAAAASPYSKDIRFLGFVPDSDLPGLYRRAGALVYPSLFEGFGMPPVEAMACGCPVISSAAGSLTEVVGDAALIIDPESIDSIQNALAMMASDPNTRQRLIHAGFANSYRFDWRDNARKVLKIYRKCVPSLGGVEARVAESETEDEIPSHYARPTSTLATRHAAI; from the coding sequence ATGAAAATCGCCCTTTCTACCAGCGTCATTCAGAGGGGGAAGACCGGGATTGCCCAGTATGTCTTCGCTCTGGTGCAAGCCATGCTCCAACAGGCTGAAAATCACGAGATCTATCTCCTAGTCCTCGAAGAAGATCTGCCGCTTTTCGCCTTCGCCAAAGGCCGGGCCACCCTGGTTCCAGTCAAGGAATCCTGGCGTCCTGCGCTCAAGAACATCTTTTGGCATCAGTTCGTTTTACCACGCTGGCTGAAAGAGCATGGCATCGACGTCCTGCATGTGCCCAGCTACCGCCGTATGGTCTGGAATGCCCCCTGTGCCACCGTCTCGACGATTCACGATCTAGCTCCGTTCCATGTGAAGGGCAAATACGACCTCGCCCGCATGATCTATGGGCGGGTTATCGTCAAGCATCTGGCGCGCAAGCAGGATGCTGTGGTCGCCATCAGCCAGAACACCGCACGAGATATCGAGCGCTTTTTTGGCATTCCGCAGAAGCGGCAAAACATCATTTTAAACGGTCTCGATCACCTGCGCTTCCACCCTGAGTTGGAGATGCCTCAGCAGGAGCCTACCGATCCCTCGGCGGCACCGTTTTTCCTCTACATCTCTCGCTTGGAGCACCCGGCTAAAAACCATGTTCGTCTGATTGAAGCGTTCAATCGGTTTAAAGCCGCGACGGACTCGCCTTGGCAATTGGTCTTGGGAGGCAGTGACTGGCATGGAGCCGAGCACATCCACGCGGCCGCTGCGGCCTCACCTTACTCGAAGGACATTCGCTTTCTGGGTTTTGTGCCGGATTCCGATTTACCCGGCTTGTATCGCCGGGCCGGTGCCTTGGTTTATCCCTCCTTATTTGAGGGATTTGGAATGCCTCCTGTAGAAGCGATGGCCTGCGGCTGCCCGGTCATCAGTTCAGCAGCCGGCTCCCTAACCGAAGTCGTGGGTGACGCCGCTCTCATCATCGATCCTGAAAGCATCGATAGCATTCAGAACGCGCTCGCCATGATGGCGTCTGATCCCAACACCCGCCAGAGATTGATCCATGCCGGCTTTGCCAATTCTTATCGCTTCGATTGGCGCGACAACGCTCGCAAGGTCCTGAAAATCTATCGAAAGTGCGTCCCCTCGCTTGGGGGGGTTGAGGCTAGGGTTGCTGAAAGCGAGACTGAGGACGAAATTCCATCCCACTATGCTCGACCTACTTCAACATTGGCAACTCGTCACGCGGCCATTTGA
- a CDS encoding WecB/TagA/CpsF family glycosyltransferase, whose amino-acid sequence MNILVVYPYIPFPLDRGTYQRTFHLLRELAREHTVDLIALSEEGERLEQRPVFEEFCREVRFVSFQHPKWPKLLTGRLFKALPSTIRHWSLPQMAQAIREQLKTNHYDLVHVCDIVMAQYFLKEHRDIPLSIDRSRVDLQFQQQQTTHHTRSWKDKCLAYENMVKLWFYERRVAKRSQLQVLCGPDDEVFVRQWISRKAPLKVVANGVDLDFFKPNLIPAPRAAKPTILFCGAMDYTPNVDALRWYFSEIHDGVRAQVPDLEVLIVGKTPVAEVQAYAEKSGVTVTGSVPDVRPYYQRAWLQIVPLRIGGGTRLKIVESLSIGTPVVSTTIGAQGLNLDHDSQILLADKAADFIHETVRALATPPLREKLREAGIRTAQRRFSWSQIGADLAKAYTELVPAQPERIHLMDIPFDRVTMAQTLDRVGNMITSRQPHCIATANVDFLVQAKGDGDLRQILHEAHLVVCDGTPLVWLSRLLKKALPERVAGSDLVPQLLRQAEQKGWSVYFLGGQEAVLKTAIQNVQAKHPALRIAGSESPPFRPLAQMDHEGICARIREAKPDILLVSFGCPKQEKWIRQNYEAAGVPVNIGVGATIDFLAGAMKRAPRWMQVCGLEWVFRLCQEPRRLIKRYALDLVVFGIGACRELLHNRRPAHV is encoded by the coding sequence ATGAACATACTCGTTGTTTATCCCTACATTCCTTTCCCTCTGGATCGCGGCACCTATCAGCGCACGTTTCACCTGCTTCGTGAACTCGCACGCGAACACACCGTGGACTTGATCGCTCTCAGCGAGGAAGGCGAGCGTTTGGAGCAACGTCCCGTCTTCGAAGAGTTTTGCCGTGAGGTCCGCTTCGTATCCTTTCAGCACCCGAAATGGCCGAAGTTACTGACGGGACGTCTTTTCAAAGCCCTCCCCTCCACCATCCGGCACTGGAGTCTTCCGCAGATGGCGCAGGCCATTCGGGAACAACTCAAAACGAATCATTACGACCTCGTGCATGTGTGCGACATCGTCATGGCGCAGTATTTCCTCAAAGAGCATCGCGACATTCCTCTGTCCATTGATCGCAGCCGAGTCGATCTCCAATTTCAACAGCAACAAACCACTCATCACACCCGCTCCTGGAAAGATAAATGCCTCGCTTATGAAAACATGGTCAAGCTCTGGTTCTACGAGCGTCGCGTGGCTAAACGCAGCCAACTCCAGGTGCTCTGTGGACCTGATGATGAAGTGTTCGTTCGGCAGTGGATCAGCCGCAAAGCCCCCCTCAAAGTCGTGGCCAATGGCGTGGACCTCGACTTTTTCAAACCCAATCTCATTCCTGCCCCCCGAGCCGCAAAACCCACCATCCTCTTCTGCGGAGCCATGGACTACACGCCCAACGTGGATGCTCTCCGTTGGTATTTCAGCGAGATCCACGATGGCGTGCGCGCTCAGGTGCCTGACCTTGAAGTGTTGATCGTGGGTAAAACGCCCGTCGCTGAAGTGCAGGCCTATGCTGAAAAGTCAGGCGTCACCGTCACCGGCAGTGTCCCTGATGTGCGCCCTTACTATCAGCGGGCCTGGCTTCAGATCGTGCCTCTACGCATCGGTGGTGGCACACGCCTCAAGATCGTTGAGAGCCTCAGCATCGGCACGCCGGTTGTCTCCACCACCATTGGTGCCCAAGGTCTGAACTTGGACCATGACTCCCAGATCTTACTGGCCGATAAAGCCGCCGACTTCATTCATGAAACCGTGCGGGCTTTAGCCACACCACCCCTCCGGGAAAAGCTTCGTGAAGCTGGCATCCGCACCGCCCAACGCCGGTTTTCATGGAGCCAAATCGGTGCCGACTTGGCCAAGGCTTATACCGAACTGGTCCCTGCTCAGCCCGAGCGCATTCACTTGATGGATATCCCCTTTGACCGGGTGACGATGGCCCAGACGCTTGATCGCGTGGGTAACATGATTACCTCCCGTCAGCCTCACTGCATCGCCACCGCGAATGTGGATTTCCTCGTGCAAGCCAAAGGCGATGGCGATCTACGTCAAATCCTCCATGAAGCCCATCTCGTCGTATGCGATGGCACTCCTCTGGTGTGGCTTTCACGGCTCCTGAAAAAAGCTCTGCCGGAGCGTGTCGCCGGATCAGACCTCGTGCCTCAACTTCTCCGTCAGGCCGAACAAAAAGGATGGAGTGTCTATTTCCTCGGTGGTCAAGAGGCCGTTCTGAAGACAGCAATCCAGAACGTCCAGGCCAAGCATCCCGCCCTGCGCATCGCAGGTAGTGAATCACCACCCTTCCGCCCCTTGGCTCAGATGGATCATGAAGGCATCTGCGCTCGCATTCGAGAAGCCAAGCCAGACATTCTCCTCGTGTCGTTTGGCTGCCCCAAGCAAGAGAAGTGGATTCGTCAAAACTATGAGGCCGCAGGAGTGCCAGTGAACATTGGCGTCGGAGCCACGATTGATTTCCTCGCTGGAGCCATGAAACGCGCTCCCCGCTGGATGCAGGTCTGTGGCCTGGAGTGGGTCTTCCGACTCTGCCAAGAGCCCCGCCGCCTCATCAAACGTTATGCCCTGGACCTCGTTGTCTTTGGCATCGGTGCCTGCCGTGAACTTCTACATAACCGCCGCCCTGCCCACGTATGA
- a CDS encoding serine O-acetyltransferase — protein sequence MFEDLRQDIDRNLADYGPLSPVKRFLLCLTLNSIHVVVLIRLQFWCARHRIPTFFVAKILFWFFKIEVSSKAVIGAGLRLPHPMGIIIAPFSQIGRNCDLYADVRLVLSHGRKQGPVLEDGVFMGDGAKAVGAVRIGQGATIGVSAVVTRDIPPNAVAAGIPARVLTSSRSTEP from the coding sequence ATGTTCGAAGACCTTCGCCAAGACATCGACCGCAACCTTGCGGACTACGGCCCGCTTTCACCGGTCAAGCGCTTCCTGCTTTGCCTAACATTGAATAGCATTCATGTCGTTGTGTTGATTCGCCTTCAATTTTGGTGTGCTCGTCATCGTATCCCGACGTTCTTCGTGGCCAAGATTCTCTTCTGGTTCTTCAAGATCGAGGTCAGCAGCAAGGCCGTGATCGGTGCTGGCTTGCGTCTGCCGCACCCCATGGGCATCATCATCGCACCATTTTCGCAGATCGGTCGGAACTGCGACCTCTACGCCGATGTCCGTCTCGTACTTTCCCATGGCCGCAAACAAGGCCCGGTGCTGGAAGATGGCGTATTCATGGGAGATGGGGCCAAGGCAGTCGGCGCCGTGCGCATCGGTCAGGGTGCCACCATTGGTGTCTCTGCCGTGGTCACTCGAGACATCCCCCCAAATGCGGTGGCTGCGGGCATCCCAGCGCGGGTGTTAACTTCATCACGTTCCACAGAGCCATGA
- a CDS encoding glycosyltransferase family 4 protein — MRILVLTNLYPPHYIGGYELRCRDITEALHARGHEVCVLTSDHHISKADPEPERSYPVRRSLKLHGFFGHPWLGIHNLQSQEQYNNSTLMAAIQQFEPDLVHVWNLGGLSKSLALTLQRLNIPTVFDVSDHWIARSLTADVWLDWWNRPQGSLPSRLLRGVWQINGTRQRWDRTAPTNPVQHLRFSRIYFCSRRLRDITEEAGYPVHHGAVIHCPVDIERFQGQPKPASAPLSKLLYVGRLAEDKGVLTALKALHAVRGRFKGSLSIYGHGDPCYESMLKDYAATYELPVTFHHATPAQMPEVYRNHDALLFTSEWEEPFALTPLEAMASGLPVIGTTTGGSAELLRHGDNALTYTAGNARELAAEILTLEEDNLLRARLAATGHAEVREKFPLQTIATQIEDYLQESLHSWRVSSLPQYQ, encoded by the coding sequence ATGCGCATTCTCGTCCTTACCAATCTCTATCCCCCGCACTACATCGGCGGCTATGAACTACGCTGCCGAGACATCACCGAAGCCCTGCATGCCCGGGGCCATGAGGTGTGTGTGCTAACCTCTGACCACCACATCTCCAAGGCTGATCCCGAACCGGAACGGTCCTACCCAGTGCGGCGGTCACTCAAACTGCACGGGTTTTTCGGGCATCCATGGTTGGGTATTCATAACCTGCAATCTCAGGAGCAGTATAACAACAGCACCCTGATGGCCGCCATCCAGCAATTTGAACCCGACCTCGTTCACGTCTGGAATCTGGGCGGCCTCTCTAAATCTCTAGCCCTCACGCTTCAGCGCCTCAATATCCCCACCGTCTTTGACGTATCAGACCACTGGATCGCCCGCAGCCTCACGGCTGATGTTTGGCTGGACTGGTGGAATCGTCCGCAAGGTTCCCTACCCAGCCGTCTGCTCCGCGGCGTGTGGCAGATCAATGGAACCCGCCAACGCTGGGACCGCACAGCCCCCACCAACCCCGTCCAGCATTTACGGTTCTCCCGCATCTACTTCTGTAGCCGCCGTCTGCGTGACATCACGGAAGAGGCCGGGTATCCCGTCCATCATGGAGCCGTGATCCACTGCCCTGTGGATATCGAGCGTTTTCAAGGCCAGCCCAAACCAGCATCCGCTCCCCTCAGCAAACTTTTATATGTCGGCCGCCTTGCTGAAGACAAGGGCGTGCTCACAGCCCTCAAAGCCCTGCATGCTGTGAGAGGTCGCTTCAAAGGCAGCCTCAGCATCTACGGCCATGGGGATCCGTGCTACGAAAGCATGCTGAAGGATTATGCAGCCACCTATGAACTTCCGGTCACGTTTCATCACGCCACACCAGCTCAGATGCCCGAGGTTTATCGCAACCACGATGCCCTTCTCTTCACCTCAGAATGGGAGGAACCCTTCGCTCTCACGCCTCTGGAGGCCATGGCCAGCGGCTTGCCCGTCATTGGCACAACGACCGGAGGCAGTGCTGAACTCCTGCGCCACGGGGATAACGCCCTGACCTACACTGCGGGCAATGCCCGTGAACTGGCTGCAGAGATCTTAACCCTCGAGGAAGACAACCTCCTGCGTGCTCGTCTCGCCGCTACGGGTCATGCCGAAGTGCGCGAGAAATTTCCACTCCAGACCATTGCCACCCAGATCGAGGATTATCTCCAGGAATCGCTACACAGCTGGAGAGTGTCTTCACTTCCCCAATATCAATGA
- a CDS encoding ATP-binding protein, whose translation MPPAISPPNVLSAPSASRKAKDVWLGWHPAVVGVLVFLLFAVPALAVIWNVHERAELVLEESIKSNLISAAKSIAEVVDGDTHGQFQRQDQEASAPYHQAIMHMERMKDALNTQGMIRFVYTCVQKDDQIYLVLDPTPPGDADHDGQDDKAHIMESYDEASATLRDVLVSGVAAVDTTPYTDRWGTFLSGYAPIFDSRRNVVAVVGVDMELKDYQLQLRGLHHVTRLSAIGSVFLAILAGIFMAGYHRRLQKTIGQTVIARDAALAASQAKSQFLAAMSHELRTPMNAVIGLSEILADTPLNEQQTEFVETIRRSGDSLLQMITDILDFSQLDATGITVKTTPVAPRALLAGLQEQFEPLARQKGLRIHFETSPKCPTKVLMDGDRVRQVLRHLIANAVKFTDQGSVKVHLDVTEGTSLHFKVSDTGIGIGGEQKTILFQPFNQADFTNTRRHGGMGIGLALCKKLSQAMGGRLWMNTVEGKGTDFHLVLPCRFVAEVPPQELQQAIVLTQERMTGIIVRGFLSKQGCHVRLVKSLGELEVALHQQPASLILADVHLEGVEKLPALCGGSVRVIGLNAELEDQVLPGFETILASPVTPAALKEVL comes from the coding sequence ATGCCCCCCGCCATTTCCCCGCCAAACGTTCTTTCTGCCCCATCGGCTAGCCGCAAGGCGAAAGACGTTTGGCTGGGATGGCATCCCGCCGTAGTCGGAGTGCTGGTCTTCCTCCTCTTCGCTGTCCCTGCGCTAGCGGTCATTTGGAACGTGCACGAGCGAGCTGAGTTGGTTCTGGAGGAGTCGATCAAAAGCAATCTAATTTCTGCTGCCAAAAGCATCGCTGAGGTGGTGGATGGGGATACTCATGGGCAGTTTCAGCGCCAGGATCAGGAAGCCAGTGCTCCTTATCATCAGGCCATTATGCACATGGAACGCATGAAAGATGCCTTGAATACCCAGGGCATGATTCGCTTCGTTTATACCTGCGTCCAAAAAGATGATCAGATCTATTTGGTCTTGGATCCGACACCGCCCGGAGATGCCGATCATGATGGCCAGGATGACAAAGCCCACATCATGGAAAGCTATGATGAAGCGAGCGCCACGCTGAGGGATGTTTTGGTCAGTGGGGTGGCAGCGGTGGACACGACACCTTACACGGACCGTTGGGGAACCTTCTTGAGCGGCTATGCGCCGATATTTGACTCTCGCCGAAATGTCGTGGCTGTCGTCGGTGTGGATATGGAGCTGAAGGATTACCAGCTTCAGTTACGCGGACTGCATCATGTGACGAGATTGAGTGCGATCGGTTCGGTTTTTCTGGCCATCCTCGCCGGCATTTTTATGGCCGGCTACCACCGCAGGCTGCAAAAAACGATCGGGCAGACAGTCATCGCTCGTGATGCAGCGCTGGCAGCCTCCCAAGCCAAAAGTCAATTCCTGGCGGCCATGAGCCACGAACTTCGAACCCCGATGAATGCGGTGATCGGGTTGAGTGAAATCTTGGCTGATACCCCGTTGAATGAGCAGCAGACGGAATTCGTCGAGACCATCCGCCGCTCAGGGGATTCGTTGCTTCAGATGATCACTGACATTCTGGATTTCAGTCAGTTGGATGCGACGGGCATTACGGTAAAAACCACACCCGTGGCTCCACGTGCGCTCTTGGCTGGACTGCAGGAGCAGTTTGAGCCTCTCGCTCGTCAGAAAGGGCTGCGCATTCATTTTGAAACCAGCCCGAAATGCCCCACCAAGGTCCTGATGGATGGTGACCGTGTCCGTCAAGTCTTGAGACACTTGATCGCCAATGCGGTGAAATTCACCGATCAAGGCAGTGTGAAGGTGCATTTGGATGTCACCGAGGGCACTAGCCTGCACTTTAAAGTGTCCGATACGGGGATTGGTATTGGCGGTGAACAGAAGACCATACTTTTCCAGCCGTTCAATCAGGCCGACTTTACCAATACACGTCGTCATGGCGGCATGGGCATCGGATTGGCTTTGTGCAAAAAACTCAGCCAGGCCATGGGGGGACGTCTATGGATGAACACGGTCGAAGGGAAGGGCACTGATTTCCATTTGGTGTTACCCTGTCGCTTCGTAGCAGAGGTGCCTCCGCAAGAGCTCCAACAAGCCATCGTCTTAACTCAAGAGCGCATGACCGGGATCATCGTTCGTGGGTTCTTGTCGAAACAAGGATGTCATGTGCGTTTGGTAAAGTCCTTGGGAGAGCTTGAAGTCGCGTTGCATCAGCAACCTGCATCGCTCATTCTCGCCGATGTGCATTTGGAGGGTGTGGAAAAGCTTCCGGCCCTCTGTGGCGGGTCTGTTCGAGTGATCGGATTGAACGCGGAGTTGGAAGATCAAGTCCTGCCGGGATTTGAGACCATTCTTGCGAGTCCAGTCACACCTGCGGCGTTGAAAGAGGTGCTGTAA
- a CDS encoding glycosyltransferase family 2 protein, whose product MKDPLVSIIMRSFNEAWALGDTLAALQSQEYTDWELIVIDSGSTDGSQELIRAARPAEFVQIRPEEYNPSRVMNQGMRLARGEICIFLNADATPQGPNWLRPLVEALQDPAVGACFGRQIPRPDCQAVFACDYDRCFGENRESIHWDHFFSMVSSGLRKDVWSQRGFREDLQYAEDDEYTRWCKQQGYHVHYVPESLAMHSHNYTPEQSYRRSFGDARAIGRAWQRSPQEFRWLKTVFLGFISDLRHDAAYCLRQHRLRELPHALHIRWQQRRGKLAGFRQGWHETHTA is encoded by the coding sequence ATGAAGGACCCTCTCGTCAGCATCATCATGCGCAGTTTCAACGAGGCTTGGGCTCTCGGAGACACCTTAGCTGCCCTGCAATCTCAGGAATACACGGACTGGGAACTGATTGTCATCGACAGTGGCAGCACGGATGGCTCACAGGAGCTGATTCGTGCCGCGCGCCCCGCAGAATTCGTTCAGATACGACCTGAAGAATACAACCCCAGCCGAGTGATGAACCAGGGGATGCGGCTCGCTCGTGGAGAAATCTGCATTTTCCTCAATGCCGACGCCACACCGCAAGGCCCCAACTGGCTGCGGCCGCTGGTTGAAGCGCTTCAAGATCCCGCGGTGGGAGCGTGCTTTGGTCGGCAAATTCCGCGTCCAGATTGTCAGGCTGTTTTCGCTTGCGACTATGATCGCTGCTTCGGTGAAAATCGTGAATCCATACATTGGGATCACTTTTTCAGCATGGTCAGCAGCGGCCTGCGCAAGGATGTGTGGAGTCAACGCGGCTTCCGGGAAGACCTCCAATACGCCGAAGACGACGAATACACGCGTTGGTGTAAGCAGCAGGGTTACCACGTCCACTATGTGCCGGAATCCCTGGCCATGCACAGCCACAATTATACGCCTGAACAAAGCTATCGCCGATCTTTCGGAGATGCGCGCGCGATTGGCCGCGCATGGCAAAGATCCCCACAGGAGTTTCGTTGGCTGAAGACCGTCTTCCTGGGCTTCATCAGCGACTTGCGCCACGACGCTGCGTATTGTCTCCGCCAGCATCGTTTGCGGGAACTTCCGCACGCGCTGCATATCCGCTGGCAGCAGCGCCGGGGTAAGCTGGCTGGTTTTCGCCAGGGCTGGCACGAAACCCACACAGCTTGA
- a CDS encoding lipopolysaccharide biosynthesis protein translates to MSEANIHHQMVRDTLSNYVRTAVAMAVGLVTFRLLYQHFDREEFGFWSLLWSVFGYGILLDFGFGFAAQKRVAELSVQHKWDELGHVLSSILIFYSGIAVLLAGGALLSAPWLVEWCGVPAQRAAEFKTVLVVFFVGIGLAFPLGIFPEILRGQRRISLVNWITTLALVTRLALILVALWKQWSFLSIMLIALGSALAPDCISAFFALRRMPKVKLRPTWAAMGTMRHTMAFSLFAYLGTATNLVLGKTDQLVITSALGVAAIALYQSGAKVAEVFREFTRQVQDTLSPVAAHLHAGAQHEALRALLVQGTRWSILIATPLYLMCAFYLDELLHLLTGDAALTHETWLTGQILLVWYYTTILTHSVSKRVFIMTGHEKKLMWLGLAEAGANLVLSVGLVMWLKSVTAVALGSLIPTLWLGWLYLWPWQARESGMSSLALLRKTVLPAWTASLPVLAALLLLKNLPLIPDGHPLLVLLSEGSIAGVVALVSLWFLAMSRDERQKIKRRFIRKRVTKVSVVIPI, encoded by the coding sequence ATGTCTGAAGCGAACATTCATCATCAAATGGTGAGAGACACTCTCTCCAACTATGTACGCACCGCCGTGGCCATGGCGGTGGGGCTCGTGACCTTTCGGCTGCTTTACCAGCATTTCGACCGGGAGGAATTTGGCTTTTGGTCGCTGCTTTGGAGCGTTTTTGGTTATGGCATTCTCTTAGATTTCGGGTTCGGTTTTGCAGCTCAAAAAAGAGTCGCAGAGCTTTCCGTGCAGCATAAGTGGGATGAGCTCGGTCATGTCCTGAGTTCCATCCTGATCTTCTATTCGGGCATCGCAGTGCTTCTCGCGGGAGGTGCCTTGCTTTCAGCGCCTTGGCTCGTGGAGTGGTGCGGGGTGCCAGCCCAGAGGGCGGCTGAGTTTAAGACTGTGCTCGTGGTTTTCTTCGTGGGTATCGGCTTAGCTTTCCCGTTGGGCATTTTCCCTGAAATCCTGCGTGGGCAGAGGCGCATCAGCCTGGTCAATTGGATCACTACCCTCGCCTTAGTCACCCGCCTTGCGCTCATCCTCGTCGCCTTGTGGAAGCAATGGAGCTTTCTGAGCATCATGCTCATCGCACTCGGCTCAGCCCTTGCCCCCGACTGCATTTCCGCCTTCTTCGCCCTCCGCCGCATGCCGAAAGTGAAGCTCCGACCCACCTGGGCAGCGATGGGAACCATGCGCCACACCATGGCCTTCTCCCTCTTCGCGTATCTGGGCACAGCCACCAACTTGGTGTTAGGCAAAACCGACCAACTCGTCATCACCAGTGCTCTGGGCGTGGCCGCTATCGCCCTTTATCAATCAGGTGCGAAGGTCGCTGAAGTCTTCCGAGAATTCACCCGCCAAGTTCAGGACACCCTCTCACCTGTGGCTGCCCACTTGCATGCCGGCGCTCAGCACGAAGCTCTCCGAGCCCTCTTGGTGCAGGGCACACGCTGGAGTATTCTCATCGCAACACCATTATATTTGATGTGTGCTTTCTATTTGGATGAATTGTTGCATCTCCTCACGGGCGATGCCGCACTGACCCATGAAACTTGGCTCACCGGACAGATTCTCCTCGTCTGGTATTACACCACCATCCTAACTCATAGCGTGTCGAAGCGCGTCTTCATCATGACCGGCCACGAGAAGAAGCTGATGTGGTTAGGGCTGGCCGAGGCAGGTGCCAATCTCGTGCTGAGCGTAGGACTGGTGATGTGGCTCAAGAGCGTGACCGCTGTCGCTCTCGGTTCTTTAATCCCGACCTTATGGTTGGGCTGGCTCTATCTGTGGCCATGGCAGGCCCGTGAATCGGGCATGAGTAGCCTCGCCCTTTTAAGGAAAACCGTGCTGCCTGCTTGGACAGCCTCACTGCCAGTTCTGGCCGCACTTCTGCTTTTGAAAAATCTACCGCTGATTCCAGATGGGCATCCTCTGCTGGTGTTGTTGAGTGAAGGTTCCATCGCCGGTGTTGTCGCCCTCGTATCGCTGTGGTTCCTGGCCATGAGCCGAGATGAACGGCAAAAAATCAAACGTCGTTTCATCCGCAAGCGCGTCACTAAGGTCTCCGTCGTCATCCCTATATGA